The Gordonibacter urolithinfaciens genome contains a region encoding:
- a CDS encoding methyl-accepting chemotaxis protein: MRPSLKNASISRILMLSYVTIIVLFVVSIGASIFGVHENSSMTTEFYQRPYQVSKSAISLRNTIDEMSGYLEQYISAESPAEKKQLLSSIDQLSAEREAEFEVISSNFTADPNALAEFTVAYEGLAETRNQVLEAAKAGDTERAHSLYEQSYLPQREVTLELSDGIVAAAEKKASDFVQKTTDVEIATSVSIALIGLLTIALVVVMWRRITRAIAEPVREIERVAKRVAAGDLTANASCASENELGELGESMNRTVASLRLTVERLSETAEQVERSSSQMSDSSQTIAQGSAEQAMSIEELAVNVQGITQMVEENNESVIAANENTSDVLQAVERSNGQISKAVEVIGDIKVSTRSISQLANSIEDISFQTNILALNASVEAARAGDAGRGFAIVAEEIRRLATQVSEASRAADELAVRAAESVESGSALIEDTSANMESAVAATEGVKEMMSAIAQASTQQLEAVSQIQESMDSLSDVVQENSAASEESAVIGEELAEQARSLKQLIDRFTLERPSQDADGGAA, encoded by the coding sequence ATGAGACCGTCTTTGAAAAACGCGAGCATCAGCCGCATCCTGATGCTTTCCTACGTCACCATCATCGTGCTGTTCGTGGTGTCTATCGGCGCGTCCATCTTCGGCGTGCACGAGAACTCTTCGATGACCACCGAGTTCTATCAGCGCCCCTACCAGGTGTCGAAGAGCGCCATATCGCTGCGCAACACGATCGACGAGATGTCGGGCTACCTGGAGCAGTACATCTCCGCCGAGTCTCCCGCCGAAAAGAAACAGTTGCTTTCCAGCATCGACCAGCTGTCCGCCGAACGCGAAGCCGAGTTCGAGGTCATCTCGTCCAACTTCACGGCCGACCCGAACGCGCTCGCCGAGTTCACCGTCGCGTACGAGGGGCTCGCGGAGACCCGCAACCAGGTGCTCGAGGCGGCGAAGGCAGGCGACACGGAACGTGCGCACTCGCTCTACGAGCAGAGCTACCTGCCGCAGCGCGAGGTCACGCTGGAGCTTTCCGACGGCATCGTCGCCGCTGCCGAGAAGAAGGCCTCCGACTTCGTGCAGAAGACCACCGACGTCGAGATCGCCACGTCGGTGTCCATCGCGTTGATCGGGCTGCTCACGATCGCGCTCGTGGTGGTCATGTGGCGGCGCATCACACGGGCCATCGCCGAGCCGGTGCGCGAGATCGAGCGGGTCGCCAAGCGCGTGGCCGCAGGGGACCTCACGGCGAACGCGTCCTGCGCGTCCGAAAACGAGCTGGGCGAGCTGGGCGAGTCCATGAACCGCACGGTGGCGTCGTTGCGTCTGACGGTGGAGCGCCTGAGCGAGACGGCCGAGCAGGTGGAACGCTCGTCGTCGCAGATGTCCGACAGCTCGCAAACCATCGCTCAGGGCTCGGCCGAACAGGCCATGTCCATCGAGGAGCTGGCAGTCAACGTCCAAGGCATCACGCAGATGGTGGAGGAGAACAACGAGAGCGTGATCGCAGCCAACGAGAACACCTCCGACGTGCTCCAAGCCGTGGAGCGCAGCAACGGCCAGATATCCAAGGCAGTAGAGGTCATCGGCGACATCAAGGTGAGCACGCGCAGCATCTCGCAGCTGGCCAACTCCATCGAGGACATCTCGTTTCAGACAAACATCCTCGCGCTCAACGCCTCGGTGGAGGCGGCGCGCGCGGGTGACGCGGGCCGTGGATTCGCCATCGTGGCCGAGGAGATACGACGACTGGCAACCCAGGTGAGCGAGGCATCGCGCGCCGCCGACGAGCTCGCGGTGCGCGCGGCGGAAAGCGTGGAGAGCGGCAGCGCCCTCATCGAGGACACGTCCGCCAACATGGAGAGCGCCGTCGCGGCTACGGAGGGCGTCAAGGAGATGATGTCGGCCATCGCGCAGGCGTCCACGCAGCAACTCGAAGCCGTGTCGCAGATCCAGGAGAGCATGGACAGCCTGTCCGACGTGGTGCAGGAGAACTCGGCCGCCTCCGAGGAAAGCGCCGTCATCGGCGAGGAGCTTGCCGAGCAAGCTCGCAGCCTCAAGCAGCTTATCGACCGCTTCACGCTCGAGAGGCCCAGCCAGGACGCGGACGGCGGCGCGGCGTGA
- a CDS encoding chemotaxis protein CheA, whose product MERDEELVVQVMLKPNCGLENVRAALVVRRIAPLCSSLSFHPCTVKSDPSTISYLRDHGLFVRFSSPTPEKVLITIKASFFVDRFAIIEDADAVPSFASASDEPAGENSPAIPLRIDFANRSSVDGRYDELWKLLARLEEVHRQLRARIERTPHDRELNTIFFTHAQVVDGLRTAVARSRIEPFGRIAPSLHALVADYSERFGVQVKFDIADGQMALDQSVLASMEEIIKRVIRACLRDGIGKPEGRKAAGKPPCATMRLTLESDGSEVICRIEHDGHLFDARRIGQLAEERGLLTRPIEEYTDEEIGSFLMMPGFASTRSGPFAGMSSQFIEIGSMLYNMGGRGKVRNTDHGTLEIVMNFPAPFTVMEAAIVRVGAERFALPAQQIVRFEGHHPERLVGGCDASGTACYVDRDGARVEMLNGAGASTPFKAERPRIVVMLEAQGERRALAVDEVDGYERVSVCQLPALLNRRTARLAGCFGYAFLQDGAACAVVSARRLLDSGLEEGARHA is encoded by the coding sequence ATGGAGCGCGATGAGGAGCTGGTGGTGCAGGTCATGCTCAAGCCCAACTGCGGGCTCGAGAACGTGCGCGCGGCGCTCGTCGTGCGGCGCATCGCGCCTTTGTGCAGCTCGCTGTCCTTCCACCCGTGCACGGTCAAGAGCGATCCCTCCACCATCTCCTACCTGCGCGACCACGGCCTGTTCGTCCGCTTCAGCTCGCCCACCCCCGAGAAGGTGCTCATAACCATCAAGGCCTCGTTCTTCGTGGACCGCTTCGCCATCATCGAGGACGCGGACGCCGTCCCCTCGTTCGCCTCTGCCTCCGACGAGCCCGCAGGCGAGAACAGCCCGGCGATCCCCCTGCGCATCGATTTCGCGAACCGCAGCAGCGTGGACGGGCGCTACGACGAGCTTTGGAAGCTGCTCGCGCGCCTCGAGGAAGTGCACCGCCAGCTGCGCGCCCGCATCGAGCGCACGCCGCACGACCGCGAGCTCAACACCATCTTCTTCACGCATGCCCAGGTCGTGGACGGGCTGCGCACGGCCGTCGCCCGGTCGCGCATCGAGCCGTTCGGAAGGATCGCCCCCTCCCTGCACGCCCTCGTCGCAGACTACAGCGAGCGTTTCGGCGTGCAGGTCAAGTTCGACATCGCGGACGGGCAGATGGCGCTCGACCAGTCCGTGCTGGCGTCGATGGAGGAGATCATCAAACGAGTCATCCGGGCGTGCCTGCGCGACGGCATTGGCAAGCCCGAGGGGCGCAAGGCGGCGGGGAAGCCTCCCTGCGCCACGATGCGCCTCACGCTGGAGAGCGACGGCTCCGAGGTGATCTGCCGCATCGAACACGACGGCCACTTGTTCGACGCGCGCCGCATCGGACAGCTGGCCGAGGAGCGCGGCCTGCTCACCCGCCCTATCGAAGAGTACACCGACGAGGAGATAGGCTCGTTCTTGATGATGCCCGGATTCGCCTCGACGCGCTCGGGCCCGTTCGCCGGCATGTCCTCCCAGTTCATCGAGATCGGATCCATGCTGTACAACATGGGCGGACGGGGCAAGGTGCGCAACACCGACCACGGCACGCTCGAGATCGTCATGAACTTCCCCGCGCCGTTCACCGTCATGGAGGCCGCCATCGTGCGCGTCGGCGCAGAGCGCTTCGCCCTGCCCGCGCAGCAGATCGTCCGGTTCGAGGGGCATCACCCGGAGCGCCTCGTCGGCGGCTGCGACGCGTCGGGGACGGCCTGCTACGTGGACCGAGACGGCGCGCGCGTCGAGATGCTGAACGGGGCGGGCGCGTCCACCCCGTTCAAGGCTGAGAGACCGAGGATCGTGGTGATGCTCGAGGCGCAGGGCGAGCGGCGAGCGCTTGCCGTGGACGAGGTTGACGGCTACGAGCGCGTATCGGTGTGCCAGCTTCCAGCGCTGCTCAACCGCAGGACGGCGCGCCTCGCCGGCTGCTTCGGGTACGCGTTCCTGCAGGACGGCGCCGCATGCGCCGTGGTGAGCGCGAGACGCCTGCTGGATTCCGGCTTGGAGGAGGGAGCGCGCCATGCGTGA
- a CDS encoding GGDEF domain-containing protein translates to MRERADEPARDPVEEVERLRARNAALKEQLDSMRGLAMRDQLTGLFSRHYLTDYLEEKIQEASREANTVLALCDIDDFKAINDVRGHQSGDIAIVCIADILDDLAGSQPVIRWGGEELLVVLFSSPDHEALRLCDRMREEVGSYRIDDGEGEFTCTLTFGLSSYDPNLTFAENFARVDRALYHGKETGKNRCVFARPDLDG, encoded by the coding sequence GTGAGGGAGCGTGCCGACGAACCCGCGCGCGACCCCGTCGAGGAGGTCGAGCGCCTTCGCGCGCGAAACGCCGCGCTGAAGGAGCAGCTGGACTCCATGCGCGGCCTCGCCATGCGCGACCAGCTCACCGGCCTGTTCAGCCGCCATTACCTCACGGACTACCTCGAGGAGAAGATCCAGGAGGCCAGCCGCGAGGCGAACACGGTTCTGGCGCTCTGCGACATCGACGACTTCAAGGCCATCAACGACGTGCGCGGACACCAGTCCGGCGACATCGCCATCGTGTGCATCGCCGACATCCTCGACGACCTCGCCGGAAGCCAGCCCGTCATCCGCTGGGGAGGCGAGGAGCTGCTCGTCGTGCTGTTCTCGTCGCCCGACCACGAGGCGCTGCGCCTGTGCGATCGCATGCGCGAGGAGGTGGGCTCCTACCGCATCGACGACGGCGAGGGCGAGTTCACCTGCACGCTCACGTTCGGCCTGAGCTCCTACGATCCCAACCTCACCTTCGCCGAGAACTTCGCGCGGGTCGACCGCGCCCTGTACCACGGCAAGGAAACCGGGAAGAACCGTTGCGTGTTCGCGCGGCCCGACTTGGACGGATAG